Proteins from a genomic interval of Polaribacter sejongensis:
- a CDS encoding FGGY family carbohydrate kinase, with translation MKNVIAVIDIGKTNKKIFLFDEKFDVCLQNSTKFKEVLDDDGFPCDDLESIENWILEQIKQVQNNPDFHLKAINFSTHGASLVYLDKQGNRIAPLYNYLKPLDIKNYDDFYKSNGGVEEFSRTTASPSYGMLNTGLQMQWMQKDKPEVWKNVESILHYPQYLSYLITKEITADFTSVGAHTATWNFDKMEYHPWLKAANINLPEPVNGEKAISTEINGQQVAVGSGLHDSSSSIIPILEKEKGNDFVLLSTGTWIIAMNPFSTETLTQHQLTSNCLCFMTPKKQQVKSSMQFLGRIHEVYLDPLSAYFNVHVDKHLNLPLDEKLCQELIAENAQIFLADGIDTNFEANEELLKHFGYYQTAYYQLTFEIAKKVIAGINLITDKDKSIKNIYISGGFNKNRIFIKYLTLLKKGIVIKISECKNESALGAALMMKSYL, from the coding sequence ATGAAAAACGTAATCGCAGTTATAGATATTGGAAAAACGAATAAAAAGATATTTTTATTTGATGAAAAATTTGACGTTTGTTTACAAAATTCTACCAAATTCAAAGAAGTATTAGATGATGATGGTTTTCCTTGTGATGACCTAGAGTCTATAGAAAATTGGATTTTAGAACAAATAAAACAAGTTCAAAATAATCCTGATTTCCATTTAAAAGCGATTAATTTTTCTACACATGGTGCATCTCTTGTTTATTTAGACAAACAAGGAAACAGAATTGCCCCTTTATACAATTACCTAAAACCTTTAGACATTAAAAATTATGATGATTTTTATAAATCTAATGGTGGTGTAGAAGAGTTTTCTAGAACAACAGCATCTCCTTCATACGGAATGTTAAACACTGGTTTGCAAATGCAATGGATGCAAAAAGACAAACCAGAAGTATGGAAAAATGTGGAATCTATTTTACATTATCCACAGTATTTAAGCTACTTAATTACTAAAGAAATTACCGCAGATTTTACATCTGTTGGCGCACATACAGCTACCTGGAATTTCGATAAAATGGAATATCATCCTTGGTTAAAAGCTGCAAATATTAACCTGCCCGAACCTGTAAACGGAGAAAAAGCAATCTCTACAGAAATTAACGGACAGCAAGTTGCTGTTGGTTCTGGTTTGCATGACAGTTCTTCTTCTATAATTCCAATTTTAGAAAAAGAAAAAGGCAACGACTTTGTACTTCTTTCTACAGGAACTTGGATTATTGCCATGAATCCTTTTAGTACAGAAACCTTAACACAACACCAATTAACTAGTAATTGTTTGTGTTTTATGACACCTAAAAAACAACAAGTAAAATCTTCTATGCAGTTTTTAGGACGCATACATGAAGTGTACTTAGATCCATTAAGCGCATATTTTAATGTTCATGTAGATAAACATTTAAACCTTCCTTTAGATGAAAAATTATGTCAAGAATTAATTGCTGAAAATGCACAAATTTTTCTGGCAGATGGTATTGATACCAATTTTGAAGCTAATGAAGAATTATTAAAACATTTTGGTTATTATCAAACTGCTTATTATCAATTAACATTCGAAATTGCTAAAAAAGTAATTGCTGGTATTAATTTAATAACAGATAAAGACAAATCAATTAAAAACATTTATATCTCTGGCGGATTTAATAAAAATAGAATATTCATCAAATATTTAACCTTATTAAAGAAAGGCATTGTAATTAAAATTTCTGAATGTAAAAATGAAAGTGCTTTAGGTGCTGCATTAATGATGAAGTCATATTTATAA
- a CDS encoding L-fucose isomerase has translation MSRLIGRLPKIGIRPVIDGRELGVRESLEVQTMDMAKAAAKLIEETLRFPSGEKVECVIADTTIGGVADAAACADKFKREGVEVSLTVTPCWCYGTEVMDTDPLLPKAVWGFNGTERPGAVYLAAALAGYSQKGLPAFGIYGKEVQDGGDQTIPQDVSEKIIRFAKGALAVAQMKGKSYLSIGYSSMGIAGSMVDVNFLQDYLGVRAEFVESVELLRRIDEGIFDQEEYAKALAWTKENCIEGEDRNNPEAQKSREQKDAEWEKVVKMTLICKDLMNGNPKLKEMGFGEESKGRNAIMGGFQGQRQWTDYQPNADFTESILNSSFDWNGIRQAYTFATENDCLNAISMLFGHLLTNKAQLFSDVRTYWSPESVERVTGKKLTGLAENGIIHLINSGSTTLDATAQQQDAEGNATMKAFWDITKDDVQRCLDNTKWPPATVEYFRGGGFSSNFLTKAEMPLTMCRINLIKGIGPVLQIVEGWSVELPEDVHNVLNDRTDPTWPTTWFVPRTTGTGFFKDVYTVMAKWGANHGAISHGHIGADLISLASMLRIPVNMHNVSEDDVFRPSAWSAFGENLEGADYRACDNYGPLYGFKE, from the coding sequence ATGAGTAGACTTATAGGTAGATTACCAAAAATAGGAATTCGCCCTGTTATAGACGGACGTGAATTAGGAGTGAGAGAATCTTTAGAGGTTCAAACGATGGATATGGCCAAAGCGGCTGCCAAATTAATTGAAGAAACATTACGTTTCCCAAGTGGAGAAAAAGTAGAATGTGTAATTGCAGATACTACTATTGGTGGTGTTGCAGATGCTGCTGCTTGTGCAGATAAATTTAAAAGAGAAGGTGTAGAAGTTTCTTTAACAGTAACGCCATGTTGGTGTTATGGTACAGAAGTTATGGATACAGACCCATTATTGCCAAAAGCAGTTTGGGGATTTAACGGAACAGAAAGACCAGGAGCGGTGTATTTAGCTGCTGCCTTAGCAGGATATTCTCAAAAAGGATTACCAGCATTTGGTATCTATGGTAAAGAAGTTCAGGACGGTGGAGATCAAACCATTCCTCAAGATGTTTCAGAAAAAATTATCCGTTTTGCAAAGGGTGCTTTAGCAGTTGCGCAAATGAAAGGAAAATCTTATTTATCTATTGGATATAGTTCTATGGGTATTGCTGGTTCTATGGTTGATGTAAACTTTTTACAAGACTATTTAGGCGTAAGAGCAGAATTTGTAGAGTCTGTTGAGCTTTTAAGACGTATAGATGAAGGTATCTTTGACCAAGAAGAATATGCAAAAGCACTAGCTTGGACCAAAGAAAACTGTATTGAAGGAGAAGACAGAAACAATCCTGAAGCACAAAAATCGCGTGAGCAAAAAGATGCTGAGTGGGAAAAAGTTGTGAAAATGACTTTAATCTGTAAAGATTTAATGAATGGAAATCCTAAATTGAAAGAGATGGGATTTGGTGAAGAGTCTAAAGGAAGAAACGCAATTATGGGTGGTTTCCAAGGACAACGTCAGTGGACAGATTACCAACCAAACGCAGATTTTACAGAGTCTATTTTAAACTCTTCTTTCGACTGGAACGGAATTCGTCAGGCATATACATTTGCAACAGAAAACGATTGTTTAAATGCAATTTCTATGTTATTTGGTCACTTATTGACGAATAAAGCACAGTTATTCTCTGATGTAAGAACATACTGGAGTCCAGAATCTGTAGAAAGAGTTACTGGTAAAAAATTAACTGGATTGGCAGAAAACGGAATTATTCACTTAATTAATTCTGGTTCTACCACTTTAGATGCAACAGCTCAACAACAAGATGCTGAAGGAAACGCAACAATGAAAGCATTCTGGGACATTACTAAAGATGATGTTCAAAGATGTTTAGATAATACAAAATGGCCACCTGCTACCGTAGAATATTTTAGAGGAGGAGGATTCTCTTCTAATTTCTTAACGAAAGCAGAAATGCCTTTAACAATGTGTAGAATTAACTTAATTAAAGGAATTGGACCGGTGTTACAAATTGTAGAAGGTTGGAGTGTTGAGTTACCAGAAGATGTACACAATGTTTTAAATGACAGAACAGATCCTACTTGGCCAACAACTTGGTTTGTACCTAGAACAACTGGTACAGGATTCTTTAAAGATGTGTATACAGTAATGGCGAAATGGGGAGCAAACCATGGTGCTATTTCTCACGGACATATTGGTGCAGATTTAATTTCATTAGCGTCTATGTTACGTATCCCTGTAAACATGCACAATGTTTCTGAAGATGATGTATTTAGACCAAGCGCATGGTCTGCTTTCGGTGAAAACTTAGAAGGTGCAGATTATAGAGCATGTGATAATTACGGACCTTTATATGGTTTCAAAGAATAA
- the rhaD gene encoding rhamnulose-1-phosphate aldolase encodes MKTLSLPSEVEIELKKVSTVAGYLWQREWAERNAGNISMNLTSFFKKEEVQGIGTEVPFDFPKESAGFVIYITGTGCYLRDLVDQLENVSCILYINETATAYSIIWGGNRPNFGPTCELISHASIHLFNSIHHPENLAVVHTHPLELICMSHHELFDNEEELNRQIWMMCPEVKVFVPKGIHCTPYALSSTAALAEVTMEAFKTRNVSLWEKHGATSTAPDVMQAWDFLDVANKGAKMLMMCWAAGFKPAGLSNEQLTELEQFT; translated from the coding sequence ATGAAAACATTAAGCCTTCCATCAGAAGTAGAGATAGAATTAAAAAAAGTATCAACCGTTGCTGGTTATTTATGGCAACGTGAATGGGCAGAAAGAAATGCTGGAAACATATCAATGAACTTAACTTCATTCTTTAAAAAAGAAGAAGTACAAGGAATTGGAACAGAGGTACCTTTCGATTTTCCTAAAGAATCAGCTGGGTTTGTTATTTATATAACAGGTACAGGTTGTTATTTAAGAGATTTAGTAGACCAATTAGAAAACGTGTCTTGTATCCTTTACATTAACGAAACTGCAACAGCATATTCTATTATTTGGGGAGGAAACAGACCTAATTTTGGACCAACTTGTGAGTTAATTTCTCATGCAAGTATTCATTTATTCAATTCTATTCATCACCCAGAAAACTTAGCGGTTGTGCATACACACCCTCTTGAGTTAATCTGTATGAGTCATCATGAATTGTTTGATAATGAAGAAGAATTAAACAGACAAATTTGGATGATGTGTCCTGAGGTAAAAGTATTTGTACCTAAAGGAATTCACTGTACTCCTTACGCTTTATCTAGTACTGCAGCTTTAGCAGAAGTAACTATGGAAGCTTTTAAAACTAGAAACGTTTCTCTTTGGGAAAAACACGGAGCAACTTCTACAGCACCAGATGTTATGCAAGCTTGGGACTTTTTAGATGTGGCTAATAAAGGAGCTAAAATGTTAATGATGTGTTGGGCAGCAGGTTTTAAACCAGCAGGTTTGTCTAACGAGCAATTAACAGAATTAGAACAATTTACATAG